From the Thermococcus sp. genome, the window CCCAGCGTCAACGCCAGCCTGGGTCCCAAGGGCAAGCGCTAGGGCTATGAAGCCCACCTGGGATATGCTGGAGTAGGCTATCATCCTCTTGACGTTCCTCTGTCTCAAGGCCGAGAACTCAGCCACGATCACCGTCAGGGTCGCCATGATGACCACCAGTTTGAGCACGGAGTGCCAGCTGCCCACAGCCTGCATGAGGTAGAGCAGTCTCGCGGCCGCGTAGAGACCCGCCTTGACAACGAACGCTGAAAACATGACGGTCACGGGGTGCGGCGCGGCCTGGTAGGCGTCGGGTGCCCACGCATTGAGCGGGAAGAGCTCGGCCTCAACCGCAAGGCCAAAGATAAGCAGGGCCAGTCCAGCCTGAGCGGCGGTGGCGTTCATGGAACCTGCCAGTTGGGCGATCTGTGCCATGTTCAGGGTCCCAAGGGAGCCGTAGATGATGGCTATGCCTATCAGGAAGAAGCTTGAACCTATGCCACCCAGGATCATGTACTTCATAGAGGCTTCTGCCGCTTCCCCAGTCTTGTTGTAGGCGGTGAGCGCGTACGCGGTTATTGACGTTATCTCCATAAAGACGAAGAGGTTGAAGATATCGCCCGTTGCTATCATCCCAGTTGCCCCAAGCATAAGCAACAGGAACAGCATGGCGTACTTGTCGATCGGCTCGATTTTGATTGTCTTGAAGTTGTATATGCTGAGCAGAAAACTTACCGCGGCTACTATGAACACGAACAGCGCCGCAAAGTGGCCGATGTAAAGGTCGATTCCAATGGGGGGCTGCCATTTACCCGCCATGACGATTATTGGCTTTCCTGTGGTGTAGACCTCATTGAAAACCCATGCAGCCGCTGCCGTCTGAACC encodes:
- a CDS encoding proton-conducting transporter membrane subunit, whose translation is MNGQYASLLIAIPLISAFFVPVIKAASKKAVMPFLVLVTAVQTAAAAWVFNEVYTTGKPIIVMAGKWQPPIGIDLYIGHFAALFVFIVAAVSFLLSIYNFKTIKIEPIDKYAMLFLLLMLGATGMIATGDIFNLFVFMEITSITAYALTAYNKTGEAAEASMKYMILGGIGSSFFLIGIAIIYGSLGTLNMAQIAQLAGSMNATAAQAGLALLIFGLAVEAELFPLNAWAPDAYQAAPHPVTVMFSAFVVKAGLYAAARLLYLMQAVGSWHSVLKLVVIMATLTVIVAEFSALRQRNVKRMIAYSSISQVGFIALALALGTQAGVDAGVFHMVNHAIVKALLFIAVGYVAVELGGDEVENFRGLGRRMPITAFSITIGSLAVIGIPMFNVFWSKLRIILATVDVGYTWAAALVLIASVVEAVYYLRLLHVMWFERSGERITESAALGAIMLLLVAVVIVIGVYPDYVWNLAQKAGADIFNVAQYIKNVPLMGVGA